Sequence from the Theropithecus gelada isolate Dixy chromosome 20, Tgel_1.0, whole genome shotgun sequence genome:
ggggaattATTTGAGCTAGTAACTGGACAAGAATCACTTGGCTCTGATGACACCTGCAGGATTCTCTTTCGTGGTCTTGAATGTACTCCCCCGGTGCTCTTGGCTCTGGCTGCCATCGGCCTTCTGCTTacagggttttcttttgtttagagCTCCAGGGAATGCAGAGGACAAGGCCTAGCCAAGGAGGGTTTctaggagaagggagaaggtggTGTATCTTGGGCCAAAAGAAGGTGCAGGACCTTTTCGAGGAGGCCAGTATAAACGGGTGGGTCCCTGGGCTGACCCCTTGACATGCAGTCATCTGTCACTAGGGTGACTCTGGGGGGCCCCTGGTCTGTGAGGAAGGCGGCCGCTGGTTCCAGGCAGGAATCACCAGCTTTGGCTTCGGCTGTGGACGGAGAAATCGCCCTGGAGTTTTCACTGCGGTGGCTACCTATGAGGCATGGATACGGGAACAGGTGATGGGTTCAGAGCCTGGGCCTGCCTTTCCAACCCAGCCTCAGAAGCCCCAGTCAGATCCCCAGGAGCCCAGGGAGAACTGCACCATTGCCCTGCCTGGTGAGTGGGCGGCACCCCTGGATGTGAGTGGGACGTGGGAGAGTGAGTTGGGATGGAGACTGCTGGGAGTGATTGGGGTGCAGGAGGCCCACTGACCCAGGTCTCTCACCTCTCAGAGTGCGGGAAGGCCCCGCGGCCAGGGGCCTGgccctgggaggcccaggtgatgGTACCAGGATCCAGACCCTGCCATGGGGCACTGGTGTCTGAAAGCTGGGTCTTGGCACCTGCCAGCTGCTTTCTGCAGTGAGTGAAAATCTACGTTTCAAGCCGATCCTTGCCCCTCCCTACATCAGCCTGAGACACCATTTATTTGGCCCCAGCCTCTCCCCTGGGGGATGTGGGGCGTGTGGGATCCCATTCGGAGGTGTAGGATCCAGCACAAAAAGAGGGGTCCTGGCCTGGCAGGGGTGGATAGAGGCATGGTAGACGTTCAATCCCGGAGGCGGGGGTGTGAGTGAGCCGCTGGAATGGGGGTAGCGTGGGGATCCCACCAGGATGCAGGATCTTCGCCAGGCGAGTCTAAGCCAGGGGTGCGAGGTTTCTAGCCACGTGTGCGGGATCCGGCCCACGTCCCTCGCCCCCTATCCCGCAGCCCGAGCAGCTCCGACAGCCCGCCCCGCGACCTCGACGCCTGGCGCGTGCTGCTACCCTCGCGCCCGCGCGCGGAGCGGGTGGCACGCCTGGTGCACCACGACAATGCCTCGTGGGACGACGCCTCGGACCTGGCGCTGCTGCAGCTGCGCACGCCCGTGAACCTGAGCGCGGCTCCGCGGCCCGTGTGCCTACCCCACCCGGAACACTACTTCCTGCCCGGAAGCCGCTGCCGCCTGGCCCGCTGGGGCCGCGGGGGTGAGCTGGGGCCCGGCGCTGGCCGGGGCGGCACCGGGCGGTGCAGGGGCCGTCTGGGCCGCAGCGCGGGCTCCCTGCCTTTTCCCTTCCAGAACCCGCGCTTGGCCCAGGCGCGCTGCTGGAGGCAGAGCTGTTAGGCGGCTGGTGGTGCCACTGCCTGTATGGCCGCCAGGGGGCGGCAGTGCCGCTACCGGGAGACCCGCCGCACGCGCTGTGCCCTGCctaccaggaggaggaggaggcgggccACTGCTGGGTaagcggcgggggcggggcctgcggAACGCAGGTCCGAGAGGGCTCTAGGAAGAGGGCGGGGCCTGTGGAAGGCGAGTCCAAGTGGGCTCTAGGGAGAGGGCGGGACCTGCGGAAGGCGGGTCCGAGTGGGCTCTAGGGAGGGAGCGGGGCCTGGGGAAGGCGGGTCTGAGTGGGCTCTAGGGAGGGGCGGGACTTGCGGAACTGGGAATGGGGCGGAGCCGAAGTGGAGGCGGGGCCAGAACGAactgggggcggggcctggccCTGGAAAACTTTTGGGAAGGGGCTGAGGCGGGCTCTGAGCTGGTGCTATGATTTCTCTCTGTCCCTGGATTTAAGGAGAATCCTAAAGTGAGGGCTGAATTCTTACACAAATTAGTATTTGGAGTCTGATTTGGAGAATGTGGAACTTGATATTTCTGCAAATGGGAAAATCTGGAGTCCTGGAAAGCCCCAGGAGTTCTGATATTCTCTGCACACACGCAGAGGCAAGTAACACACGCACTTTGTTGCTGCAGAATGACTCGCATTGGAGCCTTTTGTGCCAGGAGGAGGGGACCTGGTTTCTGGCTGGAATCAGAGACTTCCCCAGTGGCTGTCTACGTCCCCGAGCCTTCTTCCCTGTGCAGACCCATGGCCCATGGATCAGCCATGTGACTCAGGGAGCCTACCTGGAGGACCAGCTAACCTGGGATTGGGGCCCTGATGGGgaggagactgagacacagacttgtcccacacacacacagcatggtGGTGAGCAGGACGCCTTTGGGCTCTAGGGGCTCCTGGGGGTGCATAGACCCGTGGCAGGGGCTCAGGGGTCAGCCATGGGGCCCCAACTGAGGTGGCCACCTCCTCTCCCTAGCCTGTGGCCTGCGGCCGGAGGCTGCTCCAGTGGGGGTCCTTTGGCCCTGGCTGGCAGAGGTGCATGTGGCTGGCGATCGAGTCTGCACTGGGATCCTTCTGGCCCCAGGCTGGGTCCTGGCAGCCACTCACTGTGTCCTCAGGTGGGTCTTACTCATCTCCTAGGCgagaggcaggaagggagaaTGGAACAGAGCCAAagacttgtttgtttgtttgtttaaaaaaaaattaacaatgggatcttgctgtgttgcccaggccggcctcaagcaatcctcctgccttggccaatgtgctaggattacaggcatgagccactgtgcctggcccagaggacTCTTAAAAGAGTGGAATAGTCTCCTTTAAGCATCTTACAGCCGGGCgcaatggcccatgcctgtaatcttagcactttgggaggccgaggcgggcggatcacgaagtcaggagttcaggaccagcctggccaacatggtgaaacccctctac
This genomic interval carries:
- the PRSS36 gene encoding polyserase-2 isoform X3; amino-acid sequence: MARHLLLPVVMLVISPIPGAFQDSALSPTQEEPEDLDCGRSEPSARIVGGSDAQPGTWPWQVSLHHGGGHICGGSLIAPSWVLSAAHCFMTNGTLEPAAEWSVLLGVHSQDGPLDGAHTRAVAAIVVPVNYSQVELGADLALLHLASPASLGPAVRPVCLPRASHRFVHGTACWATGWGDVQEADPLPLPWVLQEVELRLLGKATCQCLYSQPGPFNLTLQILPGMLCAGYPEGRRDTCQGDSGGPLVCEEGGRWFQAGITSFGFGCGRRNRPGVFTAVATYEAWIREQVMGSEPGPAFPTQPQKPQSDPQEPRENCTIALPECGKAPRPGAWPWEAQVMVPGSRPCHGALVSESWVLAPASCFLHPSSSDSPPRDLDAWRVLLPSRPRAERVARLVHHDNASWDDASDLALLQLRTPVNLSAAPRPVCLPHPEHYFLPGSRCRLARWGRGEPALGPGALLEAELLGGWWCHCLYGRQGAAVPLPGDPPHALCPAYQEEEEAGHCWNDSHWSLLCQEEGTWFLAGIRDFPSGCLRPRAFFPVQTHGPWISHVTQGAYLEDQLTWDWGPDGEETETQTCPTHTQHGACGLRPEAAPVGVLWPWLAEVHVAGDRVCTGILLAPGWVLAATHCVLRPGSTTVPYIEVYLGRAGASPLPQGHQMTSAPPLLCQTTEGSWVLVGMAVQGSRELFAAIGPEEAWISQTVGEAHFLPSSGSPHWPTGGSNLCPPELAKASGSPRAVHFLLLLTLLIQS